Proteins from a single region of Punica granatum isolate Tunisia-2019 chromosome 8, ASM765513v2, whole genome shotgun sequence:
- the LOC116187709 gene encoding transcription factor MYB3R-1 isoform X1 has protein sequence MESESASTPSDGFIGVSQKPRPLHGLCRRTSGPTRRSTKGQWTAEEDEILRKAVERFKGKNWKKIAECFKDRTDVQCLHRWQKVLNPELVKGPWSKEEDSIIIELVNKYGPKKWSTIAQHLPGRIGKQCRERWHNHLNPAINKEAWTQEEELALIRAHQIYGNRWAELTKFLPGRTDNAIKNHWNSSVKKKLDSYIASGLLSQFPALPHPAGYQNQLAPSSSRMQSSGDDTAPKGATEAEEISECSQGSTMVVCSQSASDMVLHGREDLQYLEEPALGNEPNSSPASSSGRYYSIEDVTLSIPDICPETAHSSDLHIQFPQGIETCADQTYQFNSDNLPNISLLELGRESSAFQSQSLGADGDHDRLNAAFQPSTSHMVASSLGALGIDSDQLHHILTSDEECCRILFSEAVGDGCFGSNPKGSDSSGCGRPDISSNQALDSQISVDSRALSQQYDCPRSDLWVTSSGQSFKPVPPLSNDDGNINFDKKHNQLPDVPGAAQEDFVPHDGFIYTNNSANSPCDDATELGSAELLDLPKDQSKLVPVDTFGSTSNAPQTLKEDSNIKTEKEEPGSLCYEPPRFPSLDIPFLSCDLVQSSNDMQMDYSPLGIRQLMMSSMNCISPFRLWDSPTRDSSPDAVLKSAAKTFTNTPSILRKRHRDLLSPLSDRRIDKKLETEITANLSREFSRLDVIFDEKTTEKACPSSPSSSQKMNSGFLNDDDKENLGIDVQMSENKGDQTAISGECDQIKDNERSTFEDEKQQVVDPLSECKHKAEADASPKPMQLPEVLSERDLNDLLLFSPDPTSQKTDKASAPTAGCPRKPCYEVTPTCLEPIDSSSGNSCLPITSPPVLKTSGSSQKVTSTSKLCLHTSTPLQVVVNNSSNESLSIFGGTPFRRSIESPSAWKSPWFMNSFLPGPRIETEITIEDIGYFMSPGDRSYDALGLMKHVSEHSASVFANAEEVLGNDTPKQKSIDVGNPDQENQNADQPTETSSNMASNVLIERRTLDFSECGTPGKSKEKGKSSTAMMSFSSPSSYLLKGCR, from the exons ATGGAGAGTGAAAGTGCATCCACTCCTTCAGATGGGTTCATCGGCGTGAGTCAGAAACCACGTCCTCTGCATGG TCTTTGCAGGAGGACTAGTGGCCCTACAAGGCGTTCGACAAAGGGGCAGTGGACAGCAGAAGAG GATGAAATTTTGCGGAAGGCAGTTGAGCGTTTCAAAGGGAAGaactggaaaaaaatag CTGAATGTTTCAAGGATCGGACTGACGTGCAATGCCTACATAGGTGGCAAAAGGTCTTGAATCCTGAACTGGTGAAAGGTCCATGGTCTAAAGAG GAGGATAGTATAATCATTGAATTGGTCAACAAGTACGGGCCAAAAAAATGGTCTACCATTGCACAGCATTTACCTGGACGAATTGGAAAGCAATGTAGAGAAag GTGGCATAATCATCTCAATCCTGCCATAAATAAGGAGGCATGGACTCAGGAAGAGGAGTTGGCCTTGATCCGTGCTCATCAAATATATGGCAACAGATGGGCCGAGCTAACCAAATTCCTGCCTGGAAG GACGGACAATGCCATAAAAAACCATTGGAACAGTTCTGTGAAGAAGAAACTGGATTCATACATTGCATCAGGTTTACTTTCACAATTCCCGGCTTTGCCACATCCTGCTGGATATCAAAACCAGCTTGCCCCTTCCTCGTCAAGGATGCAAAGCAGTGGTGATGACACTGCTCCAAAGGGTGCAACAGAAGCTGAAGAAATCTCAGAGTGCAGTCAAGGTTCGACTATGGTTGTCTGTTCTCAATCTGCATCTGACATGGTTTTGCATGGGAGAGAAGACCTCCAGTATTTGGAAGAGCCTGCTTTAGGAAATGAGCCAAACTCCAGTCCTGCATCCTCTTCCGGTAGATATTATTCGATAGAAGACGTGACTCTTTCCATCCCAGATATATGCCCTGAAACAGCTCACTCTTCTGATCTGCACATACAATTTCCCCAAGGAATTGAAACTTGCGCAGATCAAACTTACCAATTTAATTCGGACAATCTGCCCAACATTTCTTTACTGGAATTAGGTCGAGAATCGTCAGCATTTCAATCTCAGAGTCTTGGTGCAGATGGAGATCATGATAGGCTTAATGCTGCATTTCAACCTTCTACGAGTCATATGGTCGCTTCTTCACTTGGAGCTCTGGGTATTGATTCAGACCAGCTACATCATATTTTGACATCTGATGAAGAATGTTGCAGGATTTTATTCTCAGAAGCAGTAGGTGACGGGTGTTTTGGGTCCAACCCTAAAGGATCAGATAGCTCTGGTTGTGGACGTCCAGATATATCATCAAACCAAGCATTGGATAGTCAGATATCAGTAGATTCTAGAGCTTTATCACAGCAATATGACTGTCCAAGATCAGATCTTTGGGTTACTTCAAGCGGGCAATCTTTCAAACCTGTTCCCCCCTTATCTAATGATGATgggaatataaattttgataaaaaacaTAACCAGTTACCGGATGTACCTGGTGCTGCACAAGAAGATTTCGTGCCACATGATGGCTTTATCTATACAAATAACTCTGCAAATTCTCCTTGTGATGATGCTACTGAGCTTGGAAGTGCAGAGCTGTTAGATCTGCCGAAGGATCAGTCAAAATTGGTTCCTGTCGATACTTTTGGCTCTACATCAAATGCCCCACAAACTTTGAAAGAGGATAGTAATATAAAGACAGAGAAAGAAGAGCCCGGGTCCCTTTGCTATGAGCCTCCTCGATTCCCTAGCTTGGATATTCCTTTCCTCAGCTGTGACCTTGTACAGTCAAGTAATGATATGCAGATGGATTATAGTCCACTGGGAATTCGTCAGTTGATGATGTCTTCTATGAACTGCATCTCTCCATTTAGGTTGTGGGATTCTCCAACTCGCGACAGTAGCCCGGATGCTGTGCTGAAAAGTGCTGCTAAAACTTTCACAAATACGCCATCCATATTGAGGAAACGTCATCGTGATCTCTTGTCTCCACTGTCAGATAGAAGGATTGACAAAAAACTGGAAACTGAGATTACAGCAAACTTGAGCAGAGAATTTTCACGTTTGGATGTCATATTTGATGAGAAGACCACAGAAAAGGCATGCCCATCATCTCCCTCATCCAGCCAAAAGATGAACTCAGGATTCTTGAACGATGATGACAAAGAAAATTTGGGCATTGATGTTCAAATGAGTGAGAACAAAGGGGATCAAACTGCAATTTCCGGGGAATGTGATCAGATAAAAGATAATGAAAGAAGCACTTTTGAGGACGAGAAACAACAGGTTGTTGATCCCCTTTCTGAGTGCAAGCACAAAGCTGAAGCTGATGCCTCTCCCAAACCT ATGCAACTGCCTGAGGTTCTCAGTGAACGTGATCTGAATGATCTGTTGTTGTTTTCCCCTGATCCAACTAGTCAGAAAACTGATAAAGCATCTGCACCAACTGCTGGATGTCCCAGAAAGCCATGCTATGAGGTCACGCCAACTTGTTTGGAACCTATAGATTCCTCTTCTGGGAATTCATGCCTACCAATCACCTCTCCTCCCGTTTTGAAAACTAGTGGAAGCAGTCAGAAGGTCACATCCACATCTAAGCTATGTCTTCATACATCGACTCCTCTGCAGGTTGTGGTCAATAATTCTTCAAATGAAAGCTTGAGCAT ATTCGGGGGAACTCCATTTAGAAGAAGCATTGAATCCCCTTCTGCATGGAAGTCACCTTGGTTTATGAACTCCTTTTTGCCGGGTCCACGGATCGAGACTGAAATAACTATCGAG GACATTGGCTACTTCATGAGCCCCGGAGACAGAAGTTATGATGCTCTTGGGCTGATGAAACATGTGAGCGAGCACAGTGCTTCTGTCTTTGCCAATGCTGAGGAGGTCTTGGGCAATGATACTCCAAAACAGAAGAGCATAGATGTTGGGAATCCCGATCAGGAAAATCAAAATGCTGACCAGCCGACTGAGACCAGTTCCAATATGGCTTCAAATGTTTTG ATTGAGAGACGCACCCTCGACTTCAGTGAATGCGGAACTCCAGGGAAATCGAAAGAGAAGGGGAAATCGTCAACTGCCATGATGAGCTTCTCGAGTCCATCATCCTATCTGCTAAAAGGTTGCAGATGA
- the LOC116187709 gene encoding transcription factor MYB3R-1 isoform X2, with the protein MESESASTPSDGFIGVSQKPRPLHGRTSGPTRRSTKGQWTAEEDEILRKAVERFKGKNWKKIAECFKDRTDVQCLHRWQKVLNPELVKGPWSKEEDSIIIELVNKYGPKKWSTIAQHLPGRIGKQCRERWHNHLNPAINKEAWTQEEELALIRAHQIYGNRWAELTKFLPGRTDNAIKNHWNSSVKKKLDSYIASGLLSQFPALPHPAGYQNQLAPSSSRMQSSGDDTAPKGATEAEEISECSQGSTMVVCSQSASDMVLHGREDLQYLEEPALGNEPNSSPASSSGRYYSIEDVTLSIPDICPETAHSSDLHIQFPQGIETCADQTYQFNSDNLPNISLLELGRESSAFQSQSLGADGDHDRLNAAFQPSTSHMVASSLGALGIDSDQLHHILTSDEECCRILFSEAVGDGCFGSNPKGSDSSGCGRPDISSNQALDSQISVDSRALSQQYDCPRSDLWVTSSGQSFKPVPPLSNDDGNINFDKKHNQLPDVPGAAQEDFVPHDGFIYTNNSANSPCDDATELGSAELLDLPKDQSKLVPVDTFGSTSNAPQTLKEDSNIKTEKEEPGSLCYEPPRFPSLDIPFLSCDLVQSSNDMQMDYSPLGIRQLMMSSMNCISPFRLWDSPTRDSSPDAVLKSAAKTFTNTPSILRKRHRDLLSPLSDRRIDKKLETEITANLSREFSRLDVIFDEKTTEKACPSSPSSSQKMNSGFLNDDDKENLGIDVQMSENKGDQTAISGECDQIKDNERSTFEDEKQQVVDPLSECKHKAEADASPKPMQLPEVLSERDLNDLLLFSPDPTSQKTDKASAPTAGCPRKPCYEVTPTCLEPIDSSSGNSCLPITSPPVLKTSGSSQKVTSTSKLCLHTSTPLQVVVNNSSNESLSIFGGTPFRRSIESPSAWKSPWFMNSFLPGPRIETEITIEDIGYFMSPGDRSYDALGLMKHVSEHSASVFANAEEVLGNDTPKQKSIDVGNPDQENQNADQPTETSSNMASNVLIERRTLDFSECGTPGKSKEKGKSSTAMMSFSSPSSYLLKGCR; encoded by the exons ATGGAGAGTGAAAGTGCATCCACTCCTTCAGATGGGTTCATCGGCGTGAGTCAGAAACCACGTCCTCTGCATGG GAGGACTAGTGGCCCTACAAGGCGTTCGACAAAGGGGCAGTGGACAGCAGAAGAG GATGAAATTTTGCGGAAGGCAGTTGAGCGTTTCAAAGGGAAGaactggaaaaaaatag CTGAATGTTTCAAGGATCGGACTGACGTGCAATGCCTACATAGGTGGCAAAAGGTCTTGAATCCTGAACTGGTGAAAGGTCCATGGTCTAAAGAG GAGGATAGTATAATCATTGAATTGGTCAACAAGTACGGGCCAAAAAAATGGTCTACCATTGCACAGCATTTACCTGGACGAATTGGAAAGCAATGTAGAGAAag GTGGCATAATCATCTCAATCCTGCCATAAATAAGGAGGCATGGACTCAGGAAGAGGAGTTGGCCTTGATCCGTGCTCATCAAATATATGGCAACAGATGGGCCGAGCTAACCAAATTCCTGCCTGGAAG GACGGACAATGCCATAAAAAACCATTGGAACAGTTCTGTGAAGAAGAAACTGGATTCATACATTGCATCAGGTTTACTTTCACAATTCCCGGCTTTGCCACATCCTGCTGGATATCAAAACCAGCTTGCCCCTTCCTCGTCAAGGATGCAAAGCAGTGGTGATGACACTGCTCCAAAGGGTGCAACAGAAGCTGAAGAAATCTCAGAGTGCAGTCAAGGTTCGACTATGGTTGTCTGTTCTCAATCTGCATCTGACATGGTTTTGCATGGGAGAGAAGACCTCCAGTATTTGGAAGAGCCTGCTTTAGGAAATGAGCCAAACTCCAGTCCTGCATCCTCTTCCGGTAGATATTATTCGATAGAAGACGTGACTCTTTCCATCCCAGATATATGCCCTGAAACAGCTCACTCTTCTGATCTGCACATACAATTTCCCCAAGGAATTGAAACTTGCGCAGATCAAACTTACCAATTTAATTCGGACAATCTGCCCAACATTTCTTTACTGGAATTAGGTCGAGAATCGTCAGCATTTCAATCTCAGAGTCTTGGTGCAGATGGAGATCATGATAGGCTTAATGCTGCATTTCAACCTTCTACGAGTCATATGGTCGCTTCTTCACTTGGAGCTCTGGGTATTGATTCAGACCAGCTACATCATATTTTGACATCTGATGAAGAATGTTGCAGGATTTTATTCTCAGAAGCAGTAGGTGACGGGTGTTTTGGGTCCAACCCTAAAGGATCAGATAGCTCTGGTTGTGGACGTCCAGATATATCATCAAACCAAGCATTGGATAGTCAGATATCAGTAGATTCTAGAGCTTTATCACAGCAATATGACTGTCCAAGATCAGATCTTTGGGTTACTTCAAGCGGGCAATCTTTCAAACCTGTTCCCCCCTTATCTAATGATGATgggaatataaattttgataaaaaacaTAACCAGTTACCGGATGTACCTGGTGCTGCACAAGAAGATTTCGTGCCACATGATGGCTTTATCTATACAAATAACTCTGCAAATTCTCCTTGTGATGATGCTACTGAGCTTGGAAGTGCAGAGCTGTTAGATCTGCCGAAGGATCAGTCAAAATTGGTTCCTGTCGATACTTTTGGCTCTACATCAAATGCCCCACAAACTTTGAAAGAGGATAGTAATATAAAGACAGAGAAAGAAGAGCCCGGGTCCCTTTGCTATGAGCCTCCTCGATTCCCTAGCTTGGATATTCCTTTCCTCAGCTGTGACCTTGTACAGTCAAGTAATGATATGCAGATGGATTATAGTCCACTGGGAATTCGTCAGTTGATGATGTCTTCTATGAACTGCATCTCTCCATTTAGGTTGTGGGATTCTCCAACTCGCGACAGTAGCCCGGATGCTGTGCTGAAAAGTGCTGCTAAAACTTTCACAAATACGCCATCCATATTGAGGAAACGTCATCGTGATCTCTTGTCTCCACTGTCAGATAGAAGGATTGACAAAAAACTGGAAACTGAGATTACAGCAAACTTGAGCAGAGAATTTTCACGTTTGGATGTCATATTTGATGAGAAGACCACAGAAAAGGCATGCCCATCATCTCCCTCATCCAGCCAAAAGATGAACTCAGGATTCTTGAACGATGATGACAAAGAAAATTTGGGCATTGATGTTCAAATGAGTGAGAACAAAGGGGATCAAACTGCAATTTCCGGGGAATGTGATCAGATAAAAGATAATGAAAGAAGCACTTTTGAGGACGAGAAACAACAGGTTGTTGATCCCCTTTCTGAGTGCAAGCACAAAGCTGAAGCTGATGCCTCTCCCAAACCT ATGCAACTGCCTGAGGTTCTCAGTGAACGTGATCTGAATGATCTGTTGTTGTTTTCCCCTGATCCAACTAGTCAGAAAACTGATAAAGCATCTGCACCAACTGCTGGATGTCCCAGAAAGCCATGCTATGAGGTCACGCCAACTTGTTTGGAACCTATAGATTCCTCTTCTGGGAATTCATGCCTACCAATCACCTCTCCTCCCGTTTTGAAAACTAGTGGAAGCAGTCAGAAGGTCACATCCACATCTAAGCTATGTCTTCATACATCGACTCCTCTGCAGGTTGTGGTCAATAATTCTTCAAATGAAAGCTTGAGCAT ATTCGGGGGAACTCCATTTAGAAGAAGCATTGAATCCCCTTCTGCATGGAAGTCACCTTGGTTTATGAACTCCTTTTTGCCGGGTCCACGGATCGAGACTGAAATAACTATCGAG GACATTGGCTACTTCATGAGCCCCGGAGACAGAAGTTATGATGCTCTTGGGCTGATGAAACATGTGAGCGAGCACAGTGCTTCTGTCTTTGCCAATGCTGAGGAGGTCTTGGGCAATGATACTCCAAAACAGAAGAGCATAGATGTTGGGAATCCCGATCAGGAAAATCAAAATGCTGACCAGCCGACTGAGACCAGTTCCAATATGGCTTCAAATGTTTTG ATTGAGAGACGCACCCTCGACTTCAGTGAATGCGGAACTCCAGGGAAATCGAAAGAGAAGGGGAAATCGTCAACTGCCATGATGAGCTTCTCGAGTCCATCATCCTATCTGCTAAAAGGTTGCAGATGA